In Cellulomonas wangsupingiae, the genomic window AGGTGCTGCTGTGGGACCTGTGGGGCGCCGCGCTCGACGGCACGACGGGTGCCGAGGTGGACGCCCTCGCCGACGTGCTCGCCGACCTGCTGGTCCGCGCCGACGCCGGGGACGTCGACGCCGAGGACGAGCTCGCCCGGCGCTACTCCGACGACCCGCGGCTGCACGTCGGCCGGCGCGTGCTCACGGACTCGCCGCTGGGCCGCCGCGGGTGGACCGACCTGGTGGCGCGGACGACCGTGTGGGACGACTGAGCGCCGGCGGCACTGCGCCCTCAGCGGCCGCCGGTGGGCACGCGCGCCCCGGCCAGGGCGTAGGCCGCCGCCGCCTCCGCGTGCACGCGGGCCGACGCGATGAGCGGCACGGGGCCGTCGTCCGGCGGGAGGGCGAGCTCCAGCTCGGTGCACGCCAGGACCACCGCGTCGGCGCCGGCCGCGCGCAGGTCCGCCACGACGCCGCGCAGCCGGGCCCGGGAGCCCTCCGGCGCGCTGCCCTGCGTGAGCTCGTCGAAGATGATCCGGTCGACCTCCTCCTGCGCGGGCGCGTCCGGCACGAGCGTCGCGATGCCGTGCCGCGCCAGCCGGTCGGCGTAGAACGGCTCGGCCATCACCCAGCGCGTCCCCAGGACGCCCAGGGTGCGGTGCCCCGCGGCGGTGGCGACCTCGGCCACCGCGTCGGCGATGTGCAGCAGCGGCACGTCGAGGGCGGCCTCCACGGCGGGCGCCACCTTGTGCATGAGGTTGGTCGCGATGAGCACGGCGTCCGCACCGGCGGCCTGGAGGCGTCGACCCGCGTCCGCGAGCAGCGCACCGGCGGCGTCCCAGTCGTCGGCGAGCTGCAGCTCGCGCACCTGCGCGAAGTCCAGCGACTCCAGCAGCAGGTGCGCGCTGTGGTGCCCGCCCAGCCGCTCCTGGACCACCGAGTTGACGATCCGGTAGTACTCCGCGGTCGAGTACCAGCTCATGCCGCCGATGACGCCGAGGGTGCGCACGTGGACCTCCCGAGGGGTGCACCTCATCGAACCCCCGGACCACCGCGGGCGTCCAGCCCTCTGTCCGACCGGGGCGGCGCCGCCGGACGGGGACGTGGCGCGCCGCGCCGTCAGCCCCGCAGCCCGTACCGGGTGAGGAAGTCGTTCGCGAAGACGCCCTCGGTGTCGCGGCGGGCCAGCAGCGCGACCTGGTCGTCCCACCGCGGGTAGAGCTCGCGCAGCGTGTGGTCCCGGTCGGCGAAGAGCTTGCCCCAGTGCGGGCGCGCGCCGAACGGCGCGAGCGCCTCCTCGATCACGGGCAGCACCGCCTCGACCTCGGCCCGCCGCGGCTGCCACGTGAAGTGCAGCGCGACGCGGTCGCCCCCGTGGGCGGTGGACAGCCACAGGTCGTCCCCGGCGATGGTCCGGATCTCGCTGATGAGCAGCAGCGGGGACGTCAGGTGGCCGATGCCGCGCAGCGCCTCGATCGCCGCGACCGCGTGCTCGCGGGGCACGAGCCACTCGGACTGCAGCTCGGCACCCGCCGACGGCGTGAAGTCGAGCCGGAAGTGGGGGAGCCGCTCGTGCCACGGCCCGGGCACACCCCCCTGCTGCGTGCAGGCCACGGGGTCCGGGCCCGGCACGGGGTGCACGGGGCCCGGGGCGGGGCGTGCGCCCGCCAGGACGTCGCCGGGCCCCGGCAGGGTCCACGCGTCCGCGTCGACGCGGTGCTTGCGCCACACCTGGGCGACGTCGTCGCCGGTCCAGTCGGTGAACAGGCTCACGGAGTACGCCGAGGCCATGAGGTCGTCGAACCGCTCGAGCGCCGTGCGCCACGGCAGGTCGAGCCAGACCTCCTGCGCGACGTCGTACGTCGGCTGGACCGCGAGCGTCACCCGCGTCACGACGCCCAGGCCGCCCAGCGCGACGACCGACCCGGCGAGCTCGGGGTCGTCCGGCCCGAGCGTGCGGACCTCGCCGCCGGCCCCGACG contains:
- a CDS encoding aspartate/glutamate racemase family protein; this translates as MRTLGVIGGMSWYSTAEYYRIVNSVVQERLGGHHSAHLLLESLDFAQVRELQLADDWDAAGALLADAGRRLQAAGADAVLIATNLMHKVAPAVEAALDVPLLHIADAVAEVATAAGHRTLGVLGTRWVMAEPFYADRLARHGIATLVPDAPAQEEVDRIIFDELTQGSAPEGSRARLRGVVADLRAAGADAVVLACTELELALPPDDGPVPLIASARVHAEAAAAYALAGARVPTGGR
- a CDS encoding FAD-binding protein, coding for MTDALTTWAGSHTFRGGPVVRPTTVDEVAQVVAGARHVRALGSRHSFHDLADSPGTLVVLDRLEVPTVVDPDAGTVTVGAGVRYGELADDLHAAGWALHTMASLPHIAVAGTVATATHGSGVTAPNLSAAVRGLEIVGAGGEVRTLGPDDPELAGSVVALGGLGVVTRVTLAVQPTYDVAQEVWLDLPWRTALERFDDLMASAYSVSLFTDWTGDDVAQVWRKHRVDADAWTLPGPGDVLAGARPAPGPVHPVPGPDPVACTQQGGVPGPWHERLPHFRLDFTPSAGAELQSEWLVPREHAVAAIEALRGIGHLTSPLLLISEIRTIAGDDLWLSTAHGGDRVALHFTWQPRRAEVEAVLPVIEEALAPFGARPHWGKLFADRDHTLRELYPRWDDQVALLARRDTEGVFANDFLTRYGLRG